In Desulfobacterales bacterium, a single window of DNA contains:
- a CDS encoding beta-ketoacyl synthase N-terminal-like domain-containing protein has translation MIPVQITGIGWVTASGMGCAKERDSFAMQNGRLPDIKVESVFSAPYPYFRRMDAYSRLGLVAVALALKDANLDRWTEKRNIGIIVSTEYGCLHTDMDYFKTVTSQNGIGASPALFSYTLPSTFLGEAAIRFGLTGATFVINAPGPLGRACLGLALESMAAGEADKMLCGVCDLNTPPLPGLDKNLSPGAVFLLLEKFPEKKACAYGPVHLDRTGRIFLGRTEIEDITALVQKCMEAA, from the coding sequence ATGATCCCTGTACAGATTACCGGAATCGGATGGGTGACCGCAAGCGGAATGGGCTGCGCAAAAGAGCGCGACAGCTTTGCCATGCAAAACGGCAGACTGCCGGATATTAAGGTTGAATCCGTTTTCAGCGCGCCCTATCCGTATTTCAGAAGAATGGATGCCTATTCGCGACTGGGGCTGGTGGCCGTTGCCCTTGCCCTTAAAGATGCAAATTTAGACCGTTGGACTGAAAAACGTAATATCGGCATCATTGTCTCCACCGAATATGGCTGCCTTCATACGGATATGGATTACTTTAAAACCGTAACGTCTCAAAACGGAATCGGCGCCAGCCCGGCTTTATTTTCATATACACTCCCCAGTACGTTTCTGGGAGAAGCCGCCATCCGATTCGGGCTCACCGGAGCAACCTTCGTCATCAACGCACCGGGTCCTTTGGGGCGGGCCTGTCTCGGGCTGGCGCTGGAAAGCATGGCCGCCGGAGAAGCCGATAAAATGCTGTGCGGGGTGTGCGACCTGAACACCCCGCCCCTGCCGGGTTTGGATAAAAATTTATCGCCCGGTGCGGTCTTTCTTCTACTGGAAAAGTTTCCGGAAAAAAAGGCTTGCGCCTATGGCCCGGTTCATCTGGATCGAACCGGTCGTATCTTCCTGGGCCGAACAGAGATAGAAGACATCACCGCGCTCGTCCAAAAATGCATGGAAGCTGCTTAA
- a CDS encoding radical SAM protein, which translates to MRIVLVHPTGSNWVPGKKDITATANRMAPLGLLSIAAWMEQEGNEVFVHDCLGPRMFKNNAAHAEAILSHQPDMVGFSATTSGFLDGYELAERIKTARPGIQIVFGGVHVSSMGAALLTDFSHIDFLCQGEGEVTLAELASGKPPKDIDGLIWRDDGRPVINPPRSVFPDLDSLPFPSYDKLEGFPRGYHLPLFSFIRGPGATMVTSRGCQFQCSYCDRSVFKRGYRFNSAEYIYAHMRHLRKQFGVRHINIYDDLFTANRRRTMDLCERLIRKPLGMQFNCAIRVGQTDDELLKILKKAGCLMLSLGIETGDPELLEFHKPGVQADDIRATVRQIQANHLRVKGLFMMGLPGENEESIKKTSDYVMSLDLDDMNMSKFTPFHGAPIWPRISEFGMFEEDWKKMNCINFVFLPKGIDSMEKLDQLYNKHVKRFYTSPRWRRKFMKRLWQHRNSLLYLAAHFPSFLAAKRNFEPDPDVQ; encoded by the coding sequence AAGGAAATGAGGTGTTTGTCCATGACTGCTTAGGGCCGCGGATGTTCAAAAACAACGCGGCGCATGCCGAAGCCATCCTGAGCCATCAGCCCGACATGGTGGGATTTTCCGCGACAACTTCCGGTTTTCTGGACGGCTATGAGCTGGCTGAGCGGATTAAAACCGCCCGGCCCGGGATTCAAATCGTTTTCGGCGGCGTTCACGTTTCATCCATGGGCGCGGCGCTGTTAACAGATTTTAGCCATATCGATTTTCTTTGCCAGGGCGAGGGCGAAGTGACGCTGGCGGAATTGGCGTCGGGCAAGCCGCCGAAAGACATCGACGGCCTGATCTGGAGAGACGACGGCCGGCCGGTGATTAATCCGCCGCGATCCGTTTTCCCGGATCTGGATAGTCTCCCCTTTCCTTCCTACGACAAACTGGAGGGATTCCCCAGGGGATATCACCTGCCGCTTTTCAGTTTTATTCGGGGTCCCGGGGCCACCATGGTTACCAGCCGGGGCTGCCAGTTCCAATGCTCCTACTGTGACCGTTCGGTCTTTAAAAGGGGTTACCGGTTTAATTCGGCCGAATACATCTATGCGCACATGCGACATCTGCGCAAACAATTCGGTGTTCGCCATATCAACATTTATGATGATCTTTTCACGGCCAATCGGCGACGCACGATGGACCTGTGCGAACGGTTGATCCGAAAACCGTTGGGAATGCAGTTCAACTGTGCGATCCGCGTCGGTCAGACGGACGACGAATTGCTGAAAATTTTAAAAAAAGCCGGCTGCCTGATGCTTTCGCTGGGCATTGAAACCGGAGATCCGGAGCTGCTGGAATTTCATAAACCGGGCGTGCAGGCGGATGACATACGCGCTACCGTAAGGCAAATTCAGGCCAACCACCTCAGGGTTAAAGGCCTCTTCATGATGGGCCTTCCCGGTGAAAACGAAGAATCGATTAAAAAAACAAGTGATTATGTAATGTCGCTGGATCTTGATGACATGAACATGTCCAAATTTACCCCTTTTCACGGGGCGCCGATCTGGCCGCGGATCTCGGAATTTGGAATGTTTGAAGAGGACTGGAAAAAGATGAACTGCATTAATTTTGTATTCCTTCCCAAAGGGATCGATTCCATGGAAAAACTCGATCAGCTTTACAATAAGCATGTCAAACGCTTTTATACCTCTCCCCGGTGGCGTCGCAAATTCATGAAACGGCTCTGGCAGCACCGCAACAGCCTTTTGTATCTTGCGGCGCACTTCCCTTCATTTTTGGCTGCCAAACGAAATTTTGAACCGGATCCGGATGTTCAGTAG
- a CDS encoding beta-ketoacyl synthase N-terminal-like domain-containing protein, with protein MPNFESDLVSSPLTKAAGAIVPVITEAVTITGLGDGLGLLWRKLMNCESAIRPVNRFRTNNYTAGMAACIEDLRACSGQSLMHSLMDRLASSLGSVAPDTFLITATTKAGIDALEKNQKNFPADIREVLLSSPVTAVAQKLNLTHGGFNISAACASSTIAVARAAAMVASGRADAVLVCCADILTEFVFSGFSALKALSPVPCRPFDRNRNGLSLGEGAAALVIMSPNAALKKNRKPLGKVIGWGVANDATHITAPAQTGYGLVQSIARALRMSGKQADDISAVCAHGTGTIFNDLMEMTAFRQVFGKRPVPAYSIKGAIGHTLAAAGGIEVAVGLQSLKAQVLPPTVGLDAPMDEAVGRVQKEPTAFAGRYLLTTNSGFGGVNAALILEK; from the coding sequence GTGCCAAACTTTGAATCGGATTTAGTTTCTTCACCATTGACCAAAGCGGCGGGTGCAATCGTTCCGGTCATAACCGAAGCCGTCACCATCACCGGCCTCGGGGACGGTCTGGGCCTGCTGTGGCGGAAACTTATGAATTGCGAAAGTGCCATCAGGCCTGTTAACCGTTTTCGGACGAACAATTACACCGCCGGCATGGCCGCTTGTATTGAAGACCTGCGCGCCTGCAGCGGCCAATCCCTGATGCATTCCCTTATGGACCGGTTGGCTTCCTCGCTGGGTTCTGTTGCGCCGGATACTTTTCTGATAACGGCAACAACCAAAGCCGGTATTGATGCATTGGAAAAAAATCAAAAAAACTTTCCGGCTGATATCCGTGAGGTTCTGCTTTCGTCTCCGGTGACAGCCGTTGCACAAAAACTCAATTTAACCCATGGGGGTTTCAATATCAGTGCGGCCTGTGCATCCTCGACCATCGCTGTTGCCCGGGCTGCAGCGATGGTCGCATCCGGAAGGGCCGATGCCGTGTTGGTTTGCTGCGCCGATATCCTTACGGAATTTGTTTTTTCCGGATTTTCGGCCCTGAAGGCCCTGTCGCCGGTTCCGTGCCGGCCTTTTGATCGCAACCGGAACGGGTTGTCCCTGGGTGAAGGCGCGGCCGCCCTGGTAATTATGAGTCCGAACGCGGCCCTGAAAAAAAACCGGAAACCCCTTGGAAAAGTAATCGGCTGGGGCGTTGCCAATGATGCCACCCATATCACTGCCCCGGCCCAGACGGGTTACGGCCTGGTCCAGTCCATCGCCCGGGCGCTGAGAATGTCGGGAAAACAGGCTGATGATATCTCCGCCGTCTGCGCCCATGGCACCGGCACCATTTTTAACGACCTGATGGAGATGACCGCTTTCCGCCAGGTTTTCGGCAAACGACCGGTTCCGGCATATTCCATCAAGGGGGCTATCGGCCATACCCTTGCCGCTGCCGGCGGGATTGAGGTTGCCGTGGGGCTGCAGAGCTTAAAGGCGCAGGTCTTGCCACCGACGGTCGGTCTGGATGCGCCCATGGATGAGGCCGTCGGCAGGGTTCAAAAAGAACCGACGGCATTTGCCGGCAGATATTTACTGACGACCAATTCAGGCTTCGGCGGCGTTAATGCCGCCCTCATTCTGGAAAAATAA